The sequence below is a genomic window from Deltaproteobacteria bacterium.
AGGAGACGGAAGTCCCGGAACATTTAAAAATCGTTATTTTTCGAATCTTGCAGGAAGCCCTGAACAACATAGCCAAGCACAGTCGGGCCAAAGAGGCCGAAATCCGCCTGGGCCGTAAGGGAAAGTCCCTTGAATTCAAGATTAAAGACAACGGTCAGGGATTCGATCAGGAAAGGTTTTTGAAGGTTGATTCCGATCAGAAGGGATTCGGTCTGTCCA
It includes:
- a CDS encoding two-component sensor histidine kinase, coding for ETEVPEHLKIVIFRILQEALNNIAKHSRAKEAEIRLGRKGKSLEFKIKDNGQGFDQERFLKVDSDQKGFGLSSMKDRTELSGGTFKLKTAPGRGTIISALWSGAERP